In Zingiber officinale cultivar Zhangliang chromosome 11B, Zo_v1.1, whole genome shotgun sequence, a single window of DNA contains:
- the LOC122034939 gene encoding homeobox-leucine zipper protein HOX11-like: MELGLRLGEAPAGRPFWAAKAAETAKRGSLGILFGMRLGEKEDAMEEEEEEEEEEEEEEERGSAAAPLQLELLPLLPHSAQPSFSQLRFPWASEAGNVELSMRGFDVNRAPSAGEAEEVAAAASSSPNSTVSSFQMEFSAGRGEGGALAVERACSRASDEEENGLGRKKLRLSKEQSAFLEESFKEHNTLNPKQKLALAKQLNLRPRQVEVWFQNRRARTKLKQTEVDCEYLKRCCQTLTEENRRLQKEVAELRALKTSHPFYMHLPATTLSMCPSCERVASTTTSAAAAATNANTSERRPNSFAALFSMPRPLPLGPNAQASSASPRQPSPVS, translated from the exons ATGGAACTGGGGCTGAGGCTGGGGGAGGCGCCGGCGGGTAGGCCCTTCTGGGCCGCGAAGGCGGCGGAGACGGCGAAGAGAGGGAGTCTGGGGATTTTGTTTGGGATGAGATTAGGGGAAAAAGAGGACgcaatggaggaggaggaggaagaggaggaggaggaggaggaggaagaggagaggggttCCGCCGCGGCGCCGCTGCAGCTTGAGCTCCTTCCTCTCTTGCCTCATTCCGCGCAGCCTTCGTTTTCCCAGCTGCGGTTCCCGTGGGCGTCCGAGGCCG GGAACGTGGAACTGTCGATGCGAGGCTTCGATGTGAACCGGGCGCCGTCTGCCGGGGAAGCCGAGGAGGTAGCGGCGGCGGCGTCGTCGTCGCCCAACAGCACTGTCTCTTCCTTCCAGATGGAGTTTTCCGCCGGGAGAGGCGAGGGCGGAGCGCTGGCGGTGGAAAGGGCCTGTTCGAGAGCGAGCGACGAAGAAGAGAATGGCCTCGGGAGGAAGAAGCTCCGGCTCTCCAAGGAGCAGTCGGCCTTTCTGGAGGAGAGCTTCAAGGAGCACAACACCCTCAACCCC AAGCAAAAGCTTGCTCTGGCGAAGCAGCTCAACCTGCGGCCGCGCCAAGTGGAGGTCTGGTTTCAGAACAGGAGAGCCAG GACGAAGCTGAAGCAGACGGAGGTGGACTGCGAGTACCTGAAGCGCTGCTGCCAGACGCTGACGGAAGAGAACCGGCGGCTCCAAAAGGAGGTGGCGGAGCTGAGGGCCCTCAAGACCTCCCACCCTTTCTACATGCATCTCCCCGCTACCACCCTCTCCATGTGCCCTTCCTGCGAGCGCGTCGCTTCCACCAccacctccgccgccgccgccgccaccaaCGCGAACACCTCCGAGCGGCGGCCGAACTCCTTCGCCGCCCTCTTCTCGATGCCCCGACCCTTACCGCTGGGCCCAAACGCTCAGGCTTCCTCTGCATCCCCCCGCCAGCCCTCGCCGGTTTCctaa